The nucleotide window GACGAAGATTGGTGCCTGGATTAGCCGCGTAGGGGAACGCGTGGCATTGCGTGTGGAGTACATTGGTTTGGCGCTGATTTTTACCGGTTACGCCTTTGTGGAAAGCGCCAATGTGGCCGCAGCTCTTTATATTCTTGACCATGTGTTGTTTGCTATGGCTATCGCCATGAAAACCTATTTTCAAAAAATAGCCGACCCCAAGGATATCAGCGCTACAGCGGCAGTGAGCTTTAGCATTAATCATATCGCCGCAGTCGTCATTCCTGCCGCCTTTGGTTTGATCTGGCTGGTATCTCCAGGTTTGGTATTCCTGCTGGGGGCTGGTATGGCTGTTATTTCTCTGTTGCTGGCCACCAATGTGCCGGTGGCGCCAGCGCCAGACAATATTACTCACTGGCCATCATCTGGTCGGTTGCAAAAAACCTGATAGAAGGACAAAAACCATGAGAACCCATGCCATTGCCCAGTTGTTTCGCGGTGACTGCGAATTAGGCACCAAGGTGGTTGTAAAAGGTTGGGTGCGTACTCGGCGCACCTCCAAAGCGGGTATTTCCTTTGTGGCGGTACACGACGGCAGTTGCTTTGACCCTATTCAGGCGGTGGTGCCAGAGAGTTTAGCGAACTATGAAGAAGTGACGCACTTGGGGGCCGGTTGTTCGGTCATCATCAGTGGTACTTTGGTGGAATCTCAGGGCCAGGGTCAATCGGTGGAAATTCAGGCGGATGCGGTGGACGTGGTCGGCTGGGTAGATGACCCGGAGGCATACCCCATTGCCAAAAAGCGCCACACCTTTGAATATTTACGCACTCAGGCCCATCTGCGCCCGCGCACCAATGCCTTTGGCGCCATCACTCGACTGCGCAATACCGTAGCTAACAGCATCCACAACTATTTTTACGACAACGGTTTTCATTGGGTGAATACGCCGTTGATTACCAGCAGCGATTGCGAGGGAGCGGGTGAGCTGTTTCGGGTGTCAACTTTGGATATGGCGAATCTGCCTCGCACCGACAAAGGTGGCGTGGATTACAGCCAGGACTTTTTTGGCAGCGAGAGCTTTCTGACGGTTTCCGGGCAGCTTAACGTGGAGTCCTACTGCCTGGCCATGAGTAAGGTGTACACCTTCGGCCCTACCTTCCGGGCAGAGAATTCCAACACCTCCCGCCATTTGGCGGAATTCTGGATGGTGGAACCAGAAATTGCCTTTGCGGATTTGGAAGACGACGCGGCCCTGGCAGAGGATTTTCTCAAGCATGTGTTCCGCCAGGTGCTGGAGCAGCGGCAGGACGACATGGCGTTCTTTGCCCAGCGTGTGGACAAACAGGCCATTGAGCGCATGCAAAATGTGATCGATTCAAAGTTCGTGCATATGGACTACACAGACGCCATTGAGATTTTGCAAAAGTCCGGCAAAAAGTTTGAATTCCCGGTGGAGTGGGGCGTAGACATGGCGTCGGAACACGAGCGCTTTTTGTGTGAGCAATACGCCAAAGGACCGGTGGTGGTGAAAAACTACCCGAAAGGCATCAAGGCGTTTTATATGCGCCTTAACGACGACGACAAAACCGTGGCTGCTATGGATGTGTTGGTACCGGGTGTTGGTGAACTGATTGGCGGTAGCCAACGGGAAGATCGCCTCGATGTGCTGGACAGTCGTATGGACGCAGAAATGCGTGAACACCTTTGGTGGTACCGCGACCTGCGTCGCTATGGCACCGTGCCTCACGCCGGTTTTGGTTTGGGTTTTGAGCGGCTGATTAACTACATTAGTGGCATGGAAAATATTCGCGACGCGATACCATTTCCACGGACGCCGGGGTCGGCGCCGTTTTAACTGAAATGCCATGGAAGGCATAAGTGATCAATTAAAGCGTCTTAATCATTGCCCAGCTTTGTTCGCAACCGCTCAAATAACTGCGGCCAAATAAGTTGTAGTGGTTTAAACGGTGGTACAGATTGTAAATTTCCCGCTTGGTTGAATAGGCCTCGGTGCGTGGATAAGTTGCATCGTAAGCGCGGTAAAACTCGCGATCAAAGCCGCCAAACAGTTCAGTCATGGCCAGATCTGCCTCGCGGTCACCGCAGTAGGCCGCTGGGTCAATCAACCATACGCCGTCGCTACTAAACAGCACATTGCCGCTCCACAAATCCCCGTGCAGCAAACTGGGGTGCTGGCAGTAATGGTTAAGAAAGCCCCGCAATGGCTCACGGGCTTTTTTTAATCTCTGCTGATAATTCTGTTTTAGTGCGTTGTCTGCAATCAGTGATATCTGATGACCCAAACGCTGTTCAACGAAAAAGGTGCCCCAATCCTTTGAGATGCCATTGGGTTGGGGATTAAGACCGATGTAGTTATCTGTTTCCAGACCGTAATAAGGCTGCAGCTGTTGATGCAACAGGGCCAAGCCCACACCCAGTTGCTGCCACTGGTGTGATGATGGCGACACGGCTTTGATGGCTGTCATCGATAGAGTGTTTTCTGAAACCCGAGCCACATCCGGTATGCGCAGTGGGTTTTCCGCTTGCTGAGCAATGCAGTGACGCAACAGCGTCAAGCCTTCAGCTTCCCTGAGCAGGGCGTCCCGATAACCGGACTGGTTTTGCTTGTGGTACAACGGATGTCCCTCAATCAATGGCCAAGGATGTTACCATGGCTGAAAAAACAGAGGGTAAACGCTTATGAGTGAGCAAGACAAAACCCTGGAGCAGGTCAATCGCGAGGCTATGCGCGAGGCGGTAGAATCCATGGGAATGGTGTGTGTACCGACCATTGCCAACGTGCCGTTGCCGCAAACCAGTATTGCCCAGGCACCCAGTGAAGAGGAAGTCAGCAATGACTACCGTTCTGCCGGGGTGTTGATGCGGCGTTTGGCGGATACGGTTATCCAGTGGCGGGAGCAGCTACCTAAGGACCAACAACCAGCTATCCTTGCTGTGCTCAATGGCGGTATTCAAATCAATGTTCTGCGTTTGGCGCAAGAGAGCTTTCACGGTATACGCATAGA belongs to bacterium SCSIO 12696 and includes:
- a CDS encoding fructosamine kinase family protein; this encodes MYHKQNQSGYRDALLREAEGLTLLRHCIAQQAENPLRIPDVARVSENTLSMTAIKAVSPSSHQWQQLGVGLALLHQQLQPYYGLETDNYIGLNPQPNGISKDWGTFFVEQRLGHQISLIADNALKQNYQQRLKKAREPLRGFLNHYCQHPSLLHGDLWSGNVLFSSDGVWLIDPAAYCGDREADLAMTELFGGFDREFYRAYDATYPRTEAYSTKREIYNLYHRLNHYNLFGRSYLSGCEQSWAMIKTL
- the asnS gene encoding asparagine--tRNA ligase; its protein translation is MRTHAIAQLFRGDCELGTKVVVKGWVRTRRTSKAGISFVAVHDGSCFDPIQAVVPESLANYEEVTHLGAGCSVIISGTLVESQGQGQSVEIQADAVDVVGWVDDPEAYPIAKKRHTFEYLRTQAHLRPRTNAFGAITRLRNTVANSIHNYFYDNGFHWVNTPLITSSDCEGAGELFRVSTLDMANLPRTDKGGVDYSQDFFGSESFLTVSGQLNVESYCLAMSKVYTFGPTFRAENSNTSRHLAEFWMVEPEIAFADLEDDAALAEDFLKHVFRQVLEQRQDDMAFFAQRVDKQAIERMQNVIDSKFVHMDYTDAIEILQKSGKKFEFPVEWGVDMASEHERFLCEQYAKGPVVVKNYPKGIKAFYMRLNDDDKTVAAMDVLVPGVGELIGGSQREDRLDVLDSRMDAEMREHLWWYRDLRRYGTVPHAGFGLGFERLINYISGMENIRDAIPFPRTPGSAPF